The following are encoded in a window of Nitrospiraceae bacterium genomic DNA:
- a CDS encoding type II toxin-antitoxin system RelE/ParE family toxin, with protein MVIEWSFRARTDLRDLKAYIAKDSPYYARRFIERIIASVEKLVDYPKIGRPVPEAESRDDVRELIYQGYRIIYRIQAGGVFIVTILHGSRDLASKKVKPWDVG; from the coding sequence GTGGTGATTGAGTGGTCCTTCCGGGCCCGAACCGATCTCCGGGATCTGAAGGCATACATCGCTAAGGACTCACCCTATTATGCCAGGCGCTTTATCGAGCGGATCATCGCCTCGGTCGAAAAGCTGGTAGACTATCCGAAGATTGGCCGTCCCGTCCCTGAGGCGGAGAGTCGTGACGATGTGCGAGAGCTGATCTATCAGGGCTATCGGATCATCTACAGAATCCAGGCGGGCGGGGTTTTCATCGTGACTATCCTTCACGGGAGCCGGGATTTGGCATCGAAAAAGGTGAAGCCTTGGGATGTGGGTTAA